A region of Asticcacaulis excentricus DNA encodes the following proteins:
- a CDS encoding GDSL family lipase: protein MLRRTLIAAALLLSTPVLAADKPTDTRPVRVILVGDSTLTDKSGYGKGFCAQFRPEVVCVNAARGGRSSKSYRVEGLWDKIIAQLNDGTASKTYVLIQFGHNDGSSKPERHTNIETEFGPNMRGYVLDVKKAGAVPVLVTPLTQRHFRGGKLQNDLLPWAQVTRLIARTTDTTLIDLYAEGQAKVQAMGAVESLSLAGQPVPQNVRDAAPTGTTVPAKFTDASQGQGTAQAFDYTHLGPKGSDYFGQMVVDLWVKADPKVKALVK, encoded by the coding sequence ATGCTACGTCGCACCCTGATCGCTGCTGCTTTGCTGTTGTCAACGCCGGTTCTGGCGGCAGACAAACCCACCGACACGCGACCGGTGCGCGTCATTCTGGTCGGCGACTCGACCCTGACGGACAAGTCGGGCTATGGCAAAGGCTTCTGCGCGCAGTTCAGACCCGAAGTGGTCTGCGTCAACGCGGCGCGTGGCGGTCGCTCGTCCAAGAGCTATCGCGTCGAAGGCCTGTGGGACAAGATTATCGCGCAACTGAACGACGGCACGGCGTCGAAAACCTATGTGCTGATCCAGTTCGGACATAATGACGGCTCATCAAAGCCGGAACGCCACACCAATATTGAAACCGAGTTCGGCCCGAACATGCGCGGCTATGTGCTGGACGTGAAAAAAGCCGGTGCGGTGCCGGTGCTGGTCACGCCACTGACGCAGCGCCATTTCAGGGGTGGCAAGCTACAAAATGACCTTCTGCCGTGGGCGCAGGTGACGCGCCTGATCGCGCGCACGACGGATACGACCCTGATCGACCTCTATGCCGAAGGTCAGGCGAAGGTGCAGGCGATGGGCGCGGTCGAGTCGCTCAGCCTCGCCGGACAGCCGGTGCCGCAGAATGTGCGGGATGCCGCACCCACCGGCACCACGGTCCCGGCCAAATTCACCGACGCCTCTCAGGGGCAGGGCACCGCGCAGGCCTTCGACTATACGCACCTTGGCCCCAAGGGCTCGGACTATTTCGGCCAGATGGTGGTCGATCTGTGGGTTAAGGCCGATCCCAAGGTGAAGGCACTGGTGAAGTAG
- a CDS encoding DsbA family oxidoreductase, producing MSVSPSPITVDIWSDLICPFCWIGKRHFEQALEGFAGKDQVTVRHHAFRLGPDAQVAPVGQMLQQKYGLTAAQADQNQARVEQMAAAAGLSMTLAGTFYGDTLKAHRLVKFAQDKGLGAQAVERLYRAYFAETQSLFDEATLVALAVEIGLEAAETEAFLKTDRYADTVQEEQEFITMRGVQGVPFFVINDRYAVSGAQPVAGFTQVLNRAWDDLPPEVRSGPTCNDGVCEV from the coding sequence ATGTCCGTGTCCCCAAGCCCGATTACCGTCGATATCTGGTCTGATCTGATCTGCCCCTTCTGCTGGATCGGCAAGCGTCATTTTGAACAGGCGCTGGAAGGCTTTGCGGGCAAGGATCAGGTCACGGTGCGCCACCACGCCTTTCGTCTGGGGCCGGATGCCCAGGTCGCGCCCGTGGGGCAGATGCTGCAACAGAAGTACGGCCTGACGGCGGCTCAGGCCGATCAGAATCAGGCGCGGGTCGAGCAGATGGCGGCGGCGGCCGGCCTCTCTATGACGCTTGCAGGCACGTTTTACGGCGATACGCTGAAGGCGCATCGGCTGGTGAAATTTGCGCAGGACAAGGGCCTGGGGGCGCAGGCGGTTGAGCGGCTCTATCGCGCCTATTTTGCCGAAACGCAGTCCCTTTTTGATGAGGCGACTCTGGTGGCGCTGGCCGTCGAGATCGGTCTGGAGGCGGCGGAAACCGAGGCTTTCCTGAAAACCGATCGCTATGCCGACACGGTGCAGGAGGAGCAGGAATTTATCACAATGCGCGGCGTGCAGGGCGTGCCGTTTTTTGTCATCAACGACCGCTATGCCGTGTCCGGCGCGCAGCCGGTGGCGGGCTTCACGCAGGTGCTGAACCGCGCCTGGGACGACCTGCCGCCGGAGGTCAGGAGCGGCCCGACGTGCAATGACGGGGTGTGCGAGGTTTAA
- a CDS encoding addiction module antidote protein: METIAPFDVADYLSDPETAQAYLAAVFEDGDADEIRSALNDIARAHGITDLSRETGLSREALYKALGPSGNPTLTTLLAVTKALGIRLSVAA, translated from the coding sequence ATGGAGACCATCGCTCCTTTTGATGTGGCGGACTATCTCAGCGATCCGGAAACCGCTCAGGCCTATCTGGCGGCGGTGTTTGAAGACGGTGACGCGGATGAAATCCGAAGCGCGCTTAACGATATTGCCCGCGCGCATGGCATAACCGACCTGTCGCGCGAAACCGGCCTGTCGCGTGAGGCGCTGTACAAGGCGCTGGGCCCATCGGGGAATCCGACGCTGACGACCCTGCTGGCGGTGACCAAGGCGCTCGGTATCCGCCTGTCGGTCGCGGCCTGA
- a CDS encoding type II toxin-antitoxin system RelE/ParE family toxin produces the protein MFTLHRTERFDKWLVTLKDRLGAAQILRRMKRLESGHFGDVKTIGDGVSELRIHSGPGYRVYYCQRGTQIILLLCGGDKGSQESDIRLARSLAKDIPDGDHRSF, from the coding sequence ATGTTCACGCTCCATCGCACTGAACGTTTCGACAAATGGCTTGTTACGCTGAAAGACCGTCTCGGCGCAGCGCAGATACTGCGCCGTATGAAACGACTGGAAAGCGGGCATTTCGGTGACGTCAAAACCATAGGCGATGGCGTCAGTGAATTGCGTATCCATAGCGGCCCCGGCTACAGGGTCTATTATTGTCAACGCGGCACGCAGATCATCCTGCTGCTCTGCGGCGGTGACAAAGGTAGTCAGGAGTCTGATATTCGCCTGGCGCGGAGTTTGGCAAAGGACATTCCCGATGGAGACCATCGCTCCTTTTGA
- a CDS encoding alpha/beta hydrolase, giving the protein MRAFVAILAALLLAVPVGAGAADPVPTHSVSATADVPHGRLDKYEAFPSRFVSARHVWVWVPEGYDPKGPRLPVIYMHDGQNLFETATAYGGKEWGIDEALSAMGQKAIVVGVWNSPTRYADYFPQKLAAYLPADMQAQVMTLAKGPLKADDYLRFLVEEVKPFIDRTYRTRPDAAHTGIMGSSMGGLISLYALGEYPQVFGRAACVSIHWPLMAPPATPEAREAAADATAQAWGAWFHTAHFDPKRQRLYMDHGTRDLDANYRPYSLKMEAVLPRYGWVEGRNWRSSVFEGTTHNEADWRARVDIPLGFLLAQ; this is encoded by the coding sequence ATGCGCGCTTTTGTAGCGATTCTCGCCGCCCTGCTCCTCGCTGTACCAGTGGGGGCAGGGGCCGCCGATCCTGTGCCGACGCACAGCGTCAGCGCCACCGCCGATGTACCGCACGGCCGGCTCGATAAGTACGAGGCCTTCCCGTCGCGTTTTGTCAGCGCGCGCCATGTCTGGGTGTGGGTGCCCGAAGGTTATGACCCCAAAGGGCCGCGCCTGCCGGTCATCTATATGCACGACGGGCAGAACCTGTTTGAGACCGCCACTGCCTATGGCGGCAAGGAGTGGGGCATTGACGAGGCCCTCAGCGCCATGGGCCAGAAGGCCATCGTCGTGGGGGTATGGAATTCGCCTACGCGCTATGCCGACTATTTCCCGCAAAAGCTGGCGGCCTATCTGCCCGCCGACATGCAGGCGCAGGTGATGACTTTGGCCAAAGGGCCGCTCAAGGCCGACGACTATCTGCGTTTTCTGGTCGAAGAGGTGAAGCCCTTTATCGACCGCACCTATCGCACGCGCCCCGATGCCGCCCACACCGGCATTATGGGCTCCAGCATGGGCGGGCTGATTTCGCTCTATGCGCTGGGCGAGTACCCGCAGGTGTTCGGGCGCGCGGCCTGCGTGTCGATCCACTGGCCGCTGATGGCCCCACCCGCGACGCCGGAAGCGCGCGAGGCGGCGGCGGACGCCACGGCGCAGGCGTGGGGGGCGTGGTTCCACACGGCGCATTTCGACCCGAAGCGTCAGCGGCTCTATATGGACCACGGCACGCGCGACCTCGATGCCAACTACCGGCCCTATAGCCTGAAGATGGAGGCGGTTCTGCCGCGCTATGGCTGGGTCGAAGGGCGCAACTGGCGCAGTTCGGTGTTCGAAGGCACCACGCACAACGAAGCCGACTGGCGCGCGCGGGTGGATATTCCGTTGGGGTTCCTGCTGGCGCAGTGA
- a CDS encoding glycoside hydrolase family 97 protein: MTLTATTATIGWAPPAVAAAETLDAAYSQATGLAVIATAESPNKVLSVKVLLDNDGRLSYAIARKGHEIIAPSRLGFILADQPKLDRNFSVEKTATSAFDATWEQPWGEWQTIRDTHTELRVDVVQTKYDNRRMTVVFRLFDDGFGFRYEFPDQPQLKTLKITDELTEFAVSDKATAYWNVAGEWNREEYIIQKTPLAEVSEAQTPMTLKTDSGLYMSFHEAALIDYAAIWMRRVDGQRLKTRLAPSSIGPNVVRDAPFPTPWRMVIVTDNAPDLYHSHILLNLNEPNKLGDVSWVKPFKYVGIWWDMHLGTKTWEAGPKHGATTEYTKKYIDFAAKHGFRGVLVEGWNTGWEDWFATGDLFSFTESYPDFDLPALSAYAKKKGVHIVGHHETGGNAAHYEPQMDAGFALYQQNGVDAVKTGYVADAGGAKVMGADGKPYYTWNDSQDMVRHFQKVTETAAKYHIAINTHEPIKDTGLRRTYPNWVSREGQRGMEYNAWGNPPNPPEHEANLVFTRMLSGPMDFTPGVLSLQGNGKPIYSTKAKQLALYVVLYSPIHMAADLIENYEKEMPAFQFIKDVPTDWADTKMLNGEPGDYATLVRLDKHSRDWYLGAVTDEEARSLDIALDFLTPGKTYEAQIYRDGDDADYRTDARHSMQIEKRKVTAKDRLTLKLAPGGGQAIRFKAL, encoded by the coding sequence ATGACGCTTACCGCTACGACCGCAACGATCGGCTGGGCCCCGCCCGCCGTGGCCGCCGCCGAAACGCTTGATGCGGCCTATAGTCAGGCCACGGGGCTGGCGGTCATCGCCACCGCTGAGTCGCCCAATAAGGTCCTGTCGGTCAAGGTCTTGCTCGATAATGACGGGCGTCTGTCCTATGCCATTGCGCGCAAGGGCCATGAGATCATCGCCCCGTCTCGGCTGGGCTTCATTCTGGCCGATCAGCCCAAGCTGGACCGCAATTTCTCCGTGGAAAAGACCGCCACCTCGGCCTTTGATGCGACGTGGGAGCAGCCGTGGGGCGAATGGCAGACCATCCGCGATACGCACACCGAGCTGCGCGTCGATGTGGTGCAGACAAAGTACGATAACCGCCGCATGACGGTGGTGTTCCGCCTGTTCGATGACGGCTTTGGCTTCCGCTATGAGTTTCCCGATCAGCCGCAACTGAAGACGCTGAAGATCACCGACGAACTGACCGAGTTTGCCGTCAGCGACAAGGCGACCGCCTACTGGAACGTCGCCGGCGAATGGAACCGCGAAGAATACATCATCCAGAAGACGCCGCTGGCCGAAGTGTCCGAGGCCCAGACGCCGATGACGCTGAAGACCGACTCCGGCCTCTATATGAGCTTCCATGAGGCCGCCCTGATCGACTATGCGGCCATCTGGATGCGTCGCGTCGATGGGCAGCGCCTGAAGACGCGGCTGGCCCCGTCGTCCATCGGCCCCAATGTGGTGCGCGACGCGCCCTTCCCGACGCCGTGGCGCATGGTGATCGTGACCGATAACGCGCCGGACCTTTATCACTCGCACATCCTGCTCAACCTCAATGAGCCGAACAAGCTGGGCGATGTGAGCTGGGTCAAGCCGTTCAAATATGTCGGCATCTGGTGGGATATGCACCTCGGCACCAAGACCTGGGAAGCCGGGCCTAAGCACGGGGCGACGACCGAATACACCAAAAAATATATCGACTTTGCGGCGAAGCATGGCTTCCGCGGCGTACTGGTCGAAGGGTGGAACACCGGCTGGGAAGACTGGTTCGCTACTGGCGACCTGTTCAGCTTTACCGAATCCTATCCCGATTTCGACCTGCCCGCCCTGTCGGCCTATGCCAAAAAGAAGGGCGTGCATATTGTGGGCCACCACGAAACGGGCGGCAATGCGGCCCATTACGAACCGCAGATGGACGCAGGCTTTGCCCTCTATCAGCAGAATGGCGTCGATGCGGTGAAGACTGGCTATGTCGCCGATGCGGGTGGGGCCAAGGTGATGGGGGCGGACGGCAAGCCCTACTACACCTGGAACGACTCGCAGGACATGGTGCGCCACTTCCAGAAGGTGACCGAAACGGCGGCGAAGTATCATATCGCCATCAATACGCATGAGCCGATCAAGGATACGGGCCTGCGCCGCACCTACCCCAACTGGGTGTCGCGCGAAGGTCAGCGCGGCATGGAATATAACGCCTGGGGCAATCCGCCCAACCCGCCGGAGCACGAGGCCAATCTGGTCTTCACCCGCATGTTGTCCGGCCCGATGGACTTCACGCCGGGTGTCCTCAGCCTTCAGGGGAATGGCAAGCCGATCTATTCGACCAAGGCCAAGCAACTGGCGCTCTATGTGGTGCTCTATTCGCCGATCCACATGGCCGCTGACCTGATCGAAAATTACGAAAAGGAGATGCCGGCGTTTCAGTTCATCAAGGACGTGCCGACCGACTGGGCCGATACAAAGATGCTGAACGGCGAGCCGGGCGATTACGCCACGCTGGTGCGCCTCGATAAGCACAGCCGCGACTGGTATCTGGGGGCGGTGACGGATGAGGAGGCGCGCAGCCTCGACATCGCGCTCGACTTCCTGACGCCCGGCAAGACCTATGAGGCGCAGATCTACCGCGACGGTGACGATGCCGATTACCGTACAGACGCCCGCCATTCGATGCAGATCGAAAAGCGCAAGGTGACCGCCAAGGACCGCCTGACGCTGAAACTGGCGCCCGGCGGCGGTCAGGCCATCCGTTTCAAGGCGCTGTGA
- a CDS encoding LacI family DNA-binding transcriptional regulator, with amino-acid sequence MGVKRPTSFDIAALAGVSQATVSRALSQSPAVSEEVRKRVFEAAQQLNYTVDVNARKLRSKKINTIAVLISEDLDQDNPINPFFVPLLGAILKYAGQKGYDVLTSLQQQSASWSNDYGFARRADGLILLGYKDYDDYVRKAEGLSDIGEPWVVWGLVQPGAGHSLGSDNEQGAYEAVSHLIRLGRRRIAFLGEASSSHPEFRDRYDGYARALRENGLSLDADLLADCFISREDGAAAVARLMQRGAEFDAVFATADLPGIGAMQALQKQGRRVPQDVSVIGFDDLWAAACTTPALSTVRQDTTAAARALVDALDRMIANAPVEPVRVPTRLIIRESCGG; translated from the coding sequence GTGGGGGTAAAACGGCCAACATCCTTTGACATAGCGGCGCTGGCCGGCGTTTCGCAGGCCACCGTGTCGCGCGCGCTTAGCCAGTCACCGGCGGTGTCCGAAGAGGTGCGAAAGCGCGTCTTTGAGGCGGCGCAGCAGCTCAACTACACGGTCGATGTCAATGCGCGCAAACTGCGCTCAAAGAAGATCAACACCATTGCCGTGCTGATTTCCGAAGACCTCGATCAGGACAATCCGATCAACCCGTTTTTTGTGCCGCTCTTGGGGGCCATCCTCAAATATGCCGGTCAGAAGGGGTATGACGTCCTGACCTCGCTGCAACAGCAGAGCGCAAGCTGGAGCAACGACTATGGCTTTGCGCGGCGCGCCGACGGCCTGATCCTGCTGGGCTATAAGGACTATGACGACTATGTGCGCAAGGCCGAGGGCTTAAGCGATATCGGCGAACCGTGGGTCGTCTGGGGGCTGGTGCAGCCAGGCGCCGGGCACAGTTTGGGCTCGGATAATGAACAGGGCGCCTATGAGGCCGTGTCGCACCTGATCCGGCTGGGGCGGCGGCGCATCGCCTTTCTGGGCGAGGCCTCATCCAGCCATCCGGAGTTTCGCGACCGCTATGACGGCTATGCGCGGGCGCTGCGCGAAAACGGCCTGAGCCTGGACGCCGATCTGCTGGCCGACTGCTTTATCTCGCGCGAAGACGGGGCGGCGGCGGTGGCGCGGCTCATGCAGCGCGGGGCAGAGTTTGACGCGGTGTTTGCCACGGCGGACCTGCCGGGCATCGGGGCCATGCAGGCCTTGCAGAAGCAGGGACGGCGCGTGCCGCAGGACGTGTCGGTGATCGGCTTTGATGACCTGTGGGCGGCGGCCTGCACTACACCGGCGCTTTCGACCGTGCGGCAGGATACGACGGCGGCGGCACGCGCTCTGGTCGATGCGCTGGATCGCATGATCGCCAATGCGCCGGTGGAGCCGGTGCGCGTGCCGACCCGCCTGATTATCCGCGAAAGCTGTGGCGGATAG
- a CDS encoding ArnT family glycosyltransferase → MTQLYEIGQGPEALGPQKPLFGDDRTLMRAGLIIGAVIFVWKLYIAMTANVIWEEGHFAVSGLYPELGYPDIPAGFPLLSRLVTLIFGMEVLPLRVLSLLIATAIPFAIWFMAKPVVPARQALWAAILSLLIPPLSMSGTIFYPEGLLQLLLALMLGCLIRAFKTDEWKWWLLTGLCGALGLFVHFRFLFPGAGIVLFALLTPAGRQLWGRPKFWATGGVAALGLLPSLLYNAFNDWPAIAFHVTNRPVWRPELKLMTAFLNQQIGLVSPVFFVGLIFAAKTLCWDKRRTPLALLGIVGAFIFGFYFVQSPANAQIMPHWPFLAYVPLVVGLPGVLIRFVDQAKTMGARRLRQGALALGPVLALGVGIGITVYEYVWAHTEKLPWQWKQINFMRNEDWTVLHPTLIEAEALARQQFGPEVAVAVSGHVPAVRLEFPNRPTRTFYTLGEPYDRFSRFGTARQTWGLGLSDLIKTQAGKGVVLVLPDPSYLYHQPEELSFRRDLCQRFDDLMLYKRVELPPGRNVVAFYTGRLRKDAVKSPPAPCALLPELYIAQPPRGQFLEATAQTNYFGIAADAQGVTRVDILIDGKPVTQAHYGLDPEGFKTPDALRYDPNWPKLQFDFKLDKAGLTPGPHTLSLRATRTDGTTVEGAEKTLYIKK, encoded by the coding sequence ACCCAGTTGTATGAGATCGGACAGGGACCGGAAGCCTTGGGGCCGCAAAAGCCCTTGTTTGGCGACGACCGGACGCTGATGCGCGCGGGGCTGATCATCGGCGCGGTGATCTTTGTGTGGAAGCTCTATATCGCGATGACGGCCAATGTCATCTGGGAAGAGGGGCACTTCGCCGTGTCCGGCCTCTATCCGGAACTGGGCTATCCCGATATCCCTGCCGGTTTTCCGCTGCTGTCGCGGCTGGTGACGCTGATCTTCGGCATGGAGGTCCTGCCGCTGCGGGTGCTGTCGCTGCTGATCGCCACCGCCATTCCGTTTGCCATCTGGTTCATGGCCAAACCGGTCGTCCCGGCGCGTCAGGCCCTGTGGGCTGCCATCCTGTCGCTGCTGATCCCGCCCTTGTCGATGTCGGGGACCATCTTCTATCCGGAAGGGCTGTTGCAACTGCTGCTGGCCCTGATGCTGGGCTGCCTGATCCGCGCCTTCAAGACCGATGAATGGAAGTGGTGGCTTTTGACGGGCCTGTGCGGGGCGTTGGGCCTGTTTGTGCACTTTCGTTTTCTGTTTCCCGGCGCGGGGATTGTGCTGTTTGCCCTGCTGACGCCGGCCGGGCGGCAGTTGTGGGGGCGGCCCAAATTCTGGGCGACCGGAGGTGTGGCGGCGCTGGGGCTTCTGCCGTCTCTGCTCTACAACGCCTTCAACGACTGGCCCGCCATCGCCTTCCACGTCACCAACCGCCCGGTATGGCGGCCGGAACTGAAGCTGATGACGGCCTTTCTCAATCAGCAGATCGGGCTGGTGTCGCCGGTGTTTTTTGTCGGCCTGATCTTTGCGGCCAAGACGCTGTGCTGGGATAAGCGGCGCACGCCTCTGGCGCTTCTGGGCATTGTTGGCGCGTTTATCTTCGGCTTCTATTTCGTTCAGTCGCCTGCCAATGCGCAGATCATGCCGCACTGGCCGTTTCTGGCCTATGTGCCGCTGGTGGTGGGCTTACCCGGCGTGCTGATCCGCTTTGTCGATCAGGCCAAAACGATGGGCGCGCGCCGTCTGCGTCAGGGGGCGCTGGCGCTAGGCCCGGTTCTGGCGCTGGGCGTCGGCATCGGTATCACCGTCTATGAATATGTCTGGGCACACACGGAAAAGCTGCCGTGGCAATGGAAGCAGATCAACTTCATGCGCAACGAAGACTGGACCGTGCTGCACCCGACCCTGATCGAGGCCGAGGCGCTGGCGCGGCAGCAGTTCGGCCCCGAAGTCGCCGTGGCGGTGTCGGGCCACGTCCCGGCGGTGCGTCTGGAGTTCCCCAACAGGCCGACGCGCACCTTCTATACGCTGGGTGAGCCCTATGACCGCTTTTCGCGCTTCGGCACGGCGCGTCAGACCTGGGGGCTGGGCCTCAGCGACCTGATCAAGACGCAGGCGGGCAAGGGCGTGGTGCTGGTCCTGCCCGACCCCAGCTATCTCTACCATCAGCCGGAGGAGCTGAGCTTCCGCCGCGACCTTTGTCAGCGCTTTGACGACCTGATGCTGTATAAGCGCGTCGAGCTTCCGCCGGGGCGCAATGTGGTGGCGTTTTACACCGGCCGCCTGCGTAAGGACGCCGTGAAGTCGCCGCCCGCGCCGTGTGCCCTGTTGCCGGAGCTTTATATCGCGCAACCGCCGCGCGGGCAGTTCCTTGAGGCCACGGCGCAGACCAACTATTTCGGTATCGCCGCCGATGCTCAGGGCGTGACCCGCGTCGATATTCTGATCGATGGCAAGCCGGTGACGCAGGCCCATTACGGCCTTGATCCGGAAGGCTTCAAGACGCCCGACGCCCTGCGCTACGACCCAAACTGGCCGAAGCTGCAATTCGATTTCAAGCTGGATAAGGCCGGGCTGACACCGGGGCCGCACACCCTGTCTCTGCGCGCCACGCGGACCGACGGCACCACGGTCGAAGGGGCGGAAAAGACCCTCTATATTAAGAAATAG